The genome window TCCTGCAATCTGCACGTTAAAAGTGATTCCAGGTAGCCGAGGCTGCCATCCGAGTCGCACCGCTTGCCGTATCCATTGTGCTACATCAGAGGGTCTTACTGGTTTCACTTCTTGCGTGGAAACCATCTGCCATACTTTTACCTCTTGCGGCAATCCATCTGCAGGTTTTACCGGTATAAATTCACAGTTAGTTTGACTCCAACCTTGAGGATGAGGTCGATCGGTGAGGATAACTAACACCGATCCTGGTTGTTCAGCGTGTTCGACAGCAACATGAAGATGTCCGCAGCCGGATTCTGCTTGCGTATTAGTAGCTTGTCTTCGGATTAGCCAGATGAAAGCCTCCTCATCCATTGTAGGAATTAGCAGCAGCACTTGAATTGCGATCGGCATTACCTAATTCCTATTTCCAGCTAACTATAGCTTTGCTTTCTCGCCAACAATCACAGCGATCGGAACCGCATAATGAATTTCATTTCCTCGTTCGTGTGCGCCAACCCCCAGACTGTCAACACCAATATCCTCTCTAAAAATTTGTCGCAGCTTATTGTCATCGCCGGGATTTGGGAAAGAAGCAGCTAACTGCTGTTCAAGCTCTAATTCTACCTTGTAAAATGCCAACTTGATATTTTGAAGATTGGCATCCGCGACTAATTTAGGCAACTCTTCCAGAGTCAAGGCGCGAGTATGAGATGGATCGCGGATTTTCTCAATATAGTTGTAAGTATCCACTTTGTCCGGCGGCATCGCCACATCAGCAATCAGAATTCGACCGCCCGGACGACACACGCGAACCATCTCCGACAGCACAACATCTGGCCGCAAAAAATGATGGAAAGCGTAACGACTCAGAACAATGGAAAAACTATCATCGGCAAATGGTAGCGTCTCGATATCGCCTTGCTGCCATGAGAGATTAGTCAAGTTTTTTTGCTGTGCCAAAATCTGGGCTTGTGCGATCATCGCTGGTGTTAAATCAATGCCAGTAACGTGACTGGCAACTTCCGCAAAAGCACAACTAACAATACCCGGGCCGCAAGCAACATCTAGAACTGTGTCTTTGTCAGATACACTCGCCATCTTCATCAGTAAATCCAGAGATTCTTGATTTGTGTGAGCGTACAAGTTAGAGAATGGAATTGCCTGACGAGTGAACTGGTCGATGATGGATTCCTGATGTGCGGTCATGGTTTGTGACACGGGTAAAGGACTATGTTTGCAGTTTAGCATTACGCATTGTTTTGAGTCTTAGCAGTTTGTAGAAGCTTTAACATGGTATCTGCTACTTCAACCGCCTCATTGGGCTATCGCACAATTATATTCTGTCATTGTTGGCGGCTAACTTGTAGTCAGGAGCGACTAAAGCCACTCCTGCAATGTTTATTTCACCTATTAAATATTTTTAACTGCCCCACCTGCGATCGCCGTTAAAATTGCCACGCCAAAAGCCAGCCGATACCACACAAACACCCACGTATTTTGAGTTTGCAGGAACTTCATCAGCCACGCGATCGACAAATAAGAAAACACAAATGCCGAAATCGTTCCTACTATCAAAGCTGCAACTCCAGCATCGCCGACTCCTTCTCCCAAAGCACCCTTCAATTCCACTAATCCAGCCAGAGTAATTGCCGGAATTCCCAATAAAAAAGAAAACCGCGCGGCGGCGGGTCTTTCCAATCCTATCAACAATCCTGCTGTTAGGGTAGAACCCGATCGCGAACACCCCGGAATCAATGCCATTGCTTGAGCTAATCCCATCAAAATACCGTCTTGAACAGTTAATTTTTCATAAGTGCGATTGCGCTTGCCAATTTTTTCTGCTATTGCTAACAGCAGCGACATGACGATCGAAGCAATGGCGATCGCACCCAAACTTCTTAGCGGGGACTTGTCAAAATCTGGAACCAATATCTTGATTAGCAGCCCAAAAAAGACTACAGGTATTGTTCCCAAAGCAATGCCCAATGCGATCCGAAACTCTTGCGAATTGTAGTCGCGCCGCACCACGGCATCTACAGCACCAAAAGTTATAGTTGTCAAGTCTTTCCAGAAATACCAAAGCACTGCGACAATGCTGCCCAACTGAATAACAGCAGTATAAGCAACCCCCGGATCGCCCCATCCCAGGGCGATCGGCACTACCTTCAAATGAGCGCTGCTGCTGATGGGCAAAAACTCTGTTAATCCTTGTACAATTCCTAAAACAATCGCCTGCACCAGATTGATTTGAGTCTGGCCGGAAACATCAGCAGCGGGAGTTTGGGCGAGGAGTGCGTCAAGCAAAGCTATCATTAGTTGTAAATTCCCAGTTGTCAGTTTCTAGCAATCAGTTGAGTTTAATATCTTGCACCCTTATGGGAAGCTAGAAGACCACCCCACCACAAATAAATTTTATTGTGGCGCGGACAGTTCCAGTCTGCCCTTGAAAAGCCATCGCAAATAGCGATCTTCGGGCTGTAGAATCGCCTTGTCGATCGCCACTATCAGCAATTTACGATCGTAGAGCCGAAACTACTTTAACCTACTCAACAACATTTGCCTACATTTTGCTGATAAACTTAGGAAAGTTTTTGCATCTGATTTCGCTTTCGTTACAGCAACTGCCCACAACCTATGATATTTCCTGAGAACAAAAATTCACTTGTTACTGCTGCTTCTGGCATCCGCTGGCTGAGGCGAATCTTGTCAGCCAGTCTGTTAACAGTGGCGATCGCACTTAGCTTCATACTGCTAAGCGGCACTGCGCCCGCCTTGGCAACTCTCACCGACGATCGCTTCGACGGTACAATATTTGCCCTCTACGCCGGCAACGGTTCCCTAGTTCCTCCTAAAGTCAAGATTGCAGATTCTTTCAAACGCCATAAACCCGTATTGTTAGTTTTTTACACTGATGACAGCAGCGACTCCAAGCAATACGCGATCGTCGTCTCTCAACTCCAAGAATTTTACGGCCGCGAAGCCGATTTTATCCCCGTAACAATTGACTCTTTGCCTCCGGAACCGTCACCAGAAATCACGGAACCCAGCCATTATTACGAAGGCTTCGTACCTCAAACTGTCATCCTAGACCAATCGGGAAAAGTAGTTTTTAACGAAAAAGGACAAATACCGTTTGAGCAGGTAGATGATGCTTTTCGGAAAGTATTTGACTTGCTGCCTAGAGAACAATCAATCCCTCTAAAACGCCGCATTGTGAACGAACTTAACGTCGAATTATCGAAGTAAAATGTGGCAATAAGTAATATCGATTCCGGTTGCACCGGAATTATTGTTGACTGTTGACTGTTGAATCGGGCTAGAAAAACAGAATGGTTGAGTGTTAACTGTTGACTCGATTTTATTATGCCGATGCAACCGGAAAGGATATAAGCTAACTTCCATAAACGAAATACTTCCGAGGCCCGACTTCTTGCACAAGTCAGGTCTCGAACAGCTATCAAACCAATTCAGTATTAAAAATGAAGTCGGAAATCAAAATCTTATTAATCGCGGTTCTGACGGTATTTTTTGTTTTAAAAACTGCCGAAGTTGGGCGATCGATAATTAGCGCTTTTCCTGACAGCAGTTCCCGCAAACCTTTAGCTTTAAATCAATATACAGGCGTCGCCTATCTTGATGGGGCTTTGTGTACTGGTTCGCTGCTAAGGGGAGGTTTGTACGTTCTCACAGCGGCCCACTGTCTGAACGAAGGCGGAGTTAAGGTTCCTGCTGAAACGGCAATTAAAGCAATTTTTAAATTGCCTAGCGGTGAAGTTAGCATCCCCGTTAGCAAATATTATATCCATCCGGGCTGGACTGGTTACGAATCGGAGGTTGGCAACGATATTGCTATTTTGAAGCTGAAAAGGGTCGCGCCGCCAAGTATCGAACAGTACGAGATAAATAGAAACAAAAATGAAGTGGGTAAAGTATTGACAAAAGTTGGATACGGATATATTGGTTTAGGTGCAAAGGGACAGGATGAAAATTCTAATTCTGAGGCGAAAAGGTATAGCGGACAGAATCGCTATGATGCTTTAATTGATGTTTTGAAAGATGCTACAGAATCAGATATGTCGCAATTGGTTTTGGGAAGTCAATTAATCTTTGATTTTGACGCGGGAACTAGCGAACACGATGCTTTGGGGAGGCATTTTCCGAGGTTGCGCGATCGCGGTTTGGGAAAAAATGAGATAGCTACGGCTAGCGGAGATTCGGGCGGGCCTTCGTTTGTTGACGGGAAGATTGCGGGGATTAGTTCTTGGGGTTATAGCGATCGAGGATTTTTCAAAACAAACATCAGCGATATTGATAAAATTGACGATAATGGCAGTTTTGGGGAAATTTCCGGCGACACGCGGGTATCATTTTATGCAAGCTGGATCGATCGGGTGACAAAAAATCCCTGATAGGGTTTTAGTTTAATTGCGGGGTAGTGGTTTACTATGCTTTCACCCTTCCAAAAGCTGTAGTTTCAATCCCTAATAGGGTTTTAGTTTGATTGCGGCATTAAACCCCGCATACAGTGCCATAGCCTTTTTAAGAGTTTCAATCCCTAATAGGGTTTTAGTTTGATTGCGGCAAGCTGAGGGCCACAAAATGGGATCAATGCAAATATTAGTTTCAATCCCTAATAGGGTTTTAGTTTGATTGCGGCCTACCACGCCGACGCATGGAAGTTAGCTTATCCTGTTTCAATCCCTAATAGGGTTTTAGTTTGATTGCGGCAGTACCGCGTCAGTTGGGCGTGGCTTGAGTTTGATGTTTCAATCCCTAATAGGGTTTTAGTTTGATTGCGGCGATATAGCGTTTACGATGGCTATTGGTACTTCCAGTCGTTTCAATCCCTAATAGGGTTTTAGTTTGATTGCGGCAAAAATCGGTATATTTCCCAACCGGGTAGCCCCGGTTTGGTTTCAATCCCTAATAGGGTTTTAGTTTGATTGCGGCCCAAAGCCATGTTGGCGCCGATCGCAACTGTGCGGTTTCAATCCCTAATAGGGTTTTAGTTTGATTGCGGCCTATGAGGCCCTAAAGCTGAAGGATTGGGCTCTAGTTTCAATCCCTAATAGGGTTTTAGTTTGATTGCGGCCGACCCCCCTTAAAAAGGGGGGTTTCGGCTGTTAGGGGGTTTCAATCCCTAATAGGGTTTTAGTTTGATTGCGGCCCAGCCGCTCAAGCTCTTGGCTGGCGGGTAATTGTTTCAATCCCTAATAGGGTTTTAGTTTGATTGCGGCTCTAGGGTGAAAAGCTTGAATTCTTCCGAGAGGTTTCAATCCCTAATAGGGTTTTAGTTTGATTGCGGCTATCACTCCGGGCCCCTCACACCGGAGATGGTGGTTTCAATCCCTAATAGGGTTTTAGTTTGATTGCGGCGGGGCGATACCAGCAAGCACCACCATTAATCAAGGTCATGTTTCAATCCCTAATAGGGTTTTAGTTTGATTGCGGCTGAAAAGTCATTGGCGCGGGCGGAAGCGACGCTTCCTGTTTCAATCCCTAATAGGGTTTTAGTTTGATTGCGGCTATATTTTAGCCTGAAACTCGTTGAGAGAAATCAAACAATGTGAGTTTCAATCCCTAATAGGGTTTTAGTTTGATTGCGGCTCTGCTTGTCCATTTATAGCTTAAGTACCCGTTGTTTCAATCCCTAATAGGGTTTTAGTTTGATTGCGGCGCTTACAGAGTTTAAAGCTTGGGCTAGCGCAGGGTTTCAATCCCTAATAGGGTTTTAGTTTGATTGCGGCAAATGGTGGAAACCTGGGGGGATGAAAATCAAAGTTTCAATCCCTAATAGGGTTTTAGTTTGATTGCGGCAACAAAGCGACTGTTGCTGATGTTCCGAGTGAGGTTTCAATCCCTAATAGGGTTTTAGTTTGATTGCGGCTTGGATGCCTCAAAATCAAATCCTTCCCGTTGTTTGTGTTTCAATCCCTAATAGGGTTTTAGTTTGATTGCGGCTGAATATCGTGGTTATCAATGCTATAAGGTTTTTCCAAGTTTCAATCCCTAATAGGGTTTTAGTTTGATTGCGGCATAATTTCCAAATTGGAGAAAAGTTTACTAGCAGTTTCAATCCCTAATAGGGTTTTAGTTTGATTGCGGCAAATTTTGTTCCACATCAGTCTTTGAGAATTGATTCCCGAGTTTCAATCCCTAATAGGGTTTTAGTTTGATTGCGGCATGAAGATATTGAATATTACGATCGCCTTGTGATTGGTTTCAATCCCTAATAGGGTTTTAGTTTGATTGCGGCTATACTGGCAGCCTTCTGGCTGGAGTATTGGTGGTTTCAATCCCTAATAGGGTTTTAGTTTGATTGCGGCCCGCCACGACAAAGTATCGAATTTCAAATTTAATGGGCGTTTCAATCCCTAATAGGGTTTTAGTTTGATTGCGGCAAACCCACAGCCCCCACACCAGCCCGCGAGAGCACAGTTTCAATCCCTAATAGGGTTTTAGTTTGATTGCGGCTTGGACCACCGCCGAGGGGAACTGCAACAACTACGCCCAGTTTCAATCCCTAATAGGGTTTTAGTTTGATTGCGGCTAAACTGCTGGTGTCCGAATCTGCTCCTACCAACAAGTTTCAATCCCTAATAGGGTTTTAGTTTGATTGCGGCTCGGCCCAATCCTCCGGCTGTTTCAACAGCACCACAGCCCGTTTCAATCCCTAATAGGGTTTTAGTTTGATTGCGGCTAGGCTTCCGGGGTGTTCCACTAATTTGAGCGGGTTTCAATCCCTAATAGGGTTTTAGTTTGATTGCGGCAAGAAATAGAGGTTTTGGTAAACCTCAGCCGGAAACACTTAGTTTCAATCCCTAATAGGGTTTTAGTTTGATTGCGGCGCTGGTAATCTGATCTCAATGAATGAAATTAAAGAAGTTTCAATCCCTAATAGGGTTTTAGTTTGATTGCGGCTCAAAAATTACGCAGGCATAATCAGCAAGCTTGCACGTTTCAATCCCTAATAGGGTTTTAGTTTGATTGCGGCTGAAGATAATTATTATATATATACTAAGGGGTCAAACGTTTCAATCCCTAATAGGGTTTTAGTTTGATTGCGGCACGAACGACAGATAGATCTCA of Oscillatoria nigro-viridis PCC 7112 contains these proteins:
- a CDS encoding undecaprenyl-diphosphate phosphatase; translated protein: MIALLDALLAQTPAADVSGQTQINLVQAIVLGIVQGLTEFLPISSSAHLKVVPIALGWGDPGVAYTAVIQLGSIVAVLWYFWKDLTTITFGAVDAVVRRDYNSQEFRIALGIALGTIPVVFFGLLIKILVPDFDKSPLRSLGAIAIASIVMSLLLAIAEKIGKRNRTYEKLTVQDGILMGLAQAMALIPGCSRSGSTLTAGLLIGLERPAAARFSFLLGIPAITLAGLVELKGALGEGVGDAGVAALIVGTISAFVFSYLSIAWLMKFLQTQNTWVFVWYRLAFGVAILTAIAGGAVKNI
- a CDS encoding trypsin-like serine protease, with amino-acid sequence MKSEIKILLIAVLTVFFVLKTAEVGRSIISAFPDSSSRKPLALNQYTGVAYLDGALCTGSLLRGGLYVLTAAHCLNEGGVKVPAETAIKAIFKLPSGEVSIPVSKYYIHPGWTGYESEVGNDIAILKLKRVAPPSIEQYEINRNKNEVGKVLTKVGYGYIGLGAKGQDENSNSEAKRYSGQNRYDALIDVLKDATESDMSQLVLGSQLIFDFDAGTSEHDALGRHFPRLRDRGLGKNEIATASGDSGGPSFVDGKIAGISSWGYSDRGFFKTNISDIDKIDDNGSFGEISGDTRVSFYASWIDRVTKNP
- a CDS encoding class I SAM-dependent methyltransferase, whose product is MLNCKHSPLPVSQTMTAHQESIIDQFTRQAIPFSNLYAHTNQESLDLLMKMASVSDKDTVLDVACGPGIVSCAFAEVASHVTGIDLTPAMIAQAQILAQQKNLTNLSWQQGDIETLPFADDSFSIVLSRYAFHHFLRPDVVLSEMVRVCRPGGRILIADVAMPPDKVDTYNYIEKIRDPSHTRALTLEELPKLVADANLQNIKLAFYKVELELEQQLAASFPNPGDDNKLRQIFREDIGVDSLGVGAHERGNEIHYAVPIAVIVGEKAKL
- a CDS encoding thylakoid membrane photosystem I accumulation factor, with the translated sequence MIFPENKNSLVTAASGIRWLRRILSASLLTVAIALSFILLSGTAPALATLTDDRFDGTIFALYAGNGSLVPPKVKIADSFKRHKPVLLVFYTDDSSDSKQYAIVVSQLQEFYGREADFIPVTIDSLPPEPSPEITEPSHYYEGFVPQTVILDQSGKVVFNEKGQIPFEQVDDAFRKVFDLLPREQSIPLKRRIVNELNVELSK